One stretch of Lacimicrobium alkaliphilum DNA includes these proteins:
- a CDS encoding NADPH-dependent FMN reductase: protein MESTNILAISGSLRSGSFNTAAIEAIHQLSPSNIEINIYRELGNIPLFNPDIDAKTLPVINRLIAALRDADGLIIASPEYAHGISGVMKNALDWLVAGEEFVAMPIALINTSPRAIHALASLREILTTMSGVIVDEACLSLPLLGSGMSANDIVHEPTFAEPLQNSLFEFCSAIQASQPGKYSGQNH from the coding sequence ATGGAAAGTACCAACATCCTGGCAATATCCGGCAGCCTGAGATCGGGTTCATTTAACACCGCTGCCATTGAAGCCATACACCAACTATCTCCATCAAATATTGAGATTAATATATACCGGGAACTGGGTAACATCCCCCTGTTTAATCCCGATATTGATGCGAAGACCCTTCCCGTGATCAACAGACTCATTGCGGCGCTGCGAGACGCAGACGGCTTGATCATTGCGAGCCCCGAATACGCCCACGGCATAAGCGGAGTGATGAAGAATGCGTTAGACTGGCTGGTAGCCGGAGAGGAGTTTGTTGCTATGCCCATCGCACTTATTAATACCTCTCCCCGCGCGATTCATGCTCTGGCGTCTTTGCGGGAAATTCTGACAACCATGTCTGGCGTTATTGTCGATGAGGCTTGTTTATCCTTACCCCTTCTGGGCAGCGGCATGAGCGCAAACGACATAGTACATGAACCAACATTCGCAGAGCCTCTGCAAAACAGTCTGTTTGAGTTTTGCAGCGCAATTCAGGCGTCGCAACCCGGAAAATACAGCGGGCAGAACCATTGA
- a CDS encoding coiled coil domain-containing protein, translating into MMSEKEAYEKKLQAQLDEWNSEIDKLKAKADKAEADAQLEYYQQIDALREKQEKSNQKLDELKSASDDAWKDLKTGIDSALDSLGRSLESAKSRFK; encoded by the coding sequence ATGATGAGCGAGAAAGAAGCTTACGAGAAAAAGCTACAGGCACAACTGGATGAGTGGAATTCAGAGATTGACAAGCTCAAGGCAAAAGCTGATAAAGCCGAGGCCGATGCGCAACTGGAATATTACCAACAGATTGACGCGTTGCGTGAAAAGCAGGAAAAGTCGAATCAGAAACTTGATGAACTTAAATCGGCCAGCGATGACGCTTGGAAAGACTTGAAAACAGGCATTGATAGTGCACTGGATTCACTTGGCCGTTCGCTGGAGTCGGCAAAATCCAGATTTAAGTAA